The following coding sequences lie in one Mycobacterium sp. DL440 genomic window:
- a CDS encoding glycoside hydrolase family 15 protein yields the protein MTAELGQPRVLRDYALLADGQRGALIGPYGDISWLCAPAWDDDAVFATLIGGRGMYAITPVGRHVSGGHYEDRSLMWRSRWVTTDGIIECREALACPPDRHRVILLRRLIAVRGDAHVRFIFAPAAGFGRHGMKHLTRDDDGCWHGWTGGLRVRVRGVALADCAREPSGIASLRTELEVAQGSFRDVVVELSDAAPAACLPEADTLWRDTETFWRNAVPKDDSGVAAGEAAHCRAVLRGLTSSGGGMVAAATMSLPERDETSRNYDYRYVWIRDQCYAGQAVAVDAPHPLLDDAVHFVGERLLADGPDLKPAYTITGAAVPQERSLRLPGYPGGTDIVGNHAHSQFQLDTFGEALLLLATAARHDHLDSQGYQAATIAYDAIAARWHEPDAGIWELDNQPWTHSRLTCVAGLRAMAPHLPATAAADFAALAETVLCDTAGTSTHPSGRWQRSATDPRVDAALLIPAIRGAVPAADPRTAATLHAVTTELEHENAGYIYRFRHDERPLDQAEGAFLLCGLWTALACHRQGDAVAAMRYFERTRAACGPPGLFGEEYDVLERQLRGNLPQAFVHALLIETSRRLADPIAGTPRETGDTRRHPTHPRKETS from the coding sequence GCCGTGTTTGCCACCCTCATCGGTGGCCGCGGCATGTACGCCATCACCCCGGTTGGCCGGCATGTATCGGGCGGGCACTACGAGGATCGCAGCCTGATGTGGCGTTCCCGCTGGGTGACCACCGACGGGATCATTGAATGCCGCGAGGCGCTGGCCTGCCCACCCGATCGACATCGGGTCATATTGCTGCGGCGCCTGATCGCGGTCCGCGGCGACGCCCACGTGAGGTTCATATTCGCCCCAGCGGCCGGATTCGGACGCCACGGGATGAAGCATCTGACGCGTGACGACGACGGTTGCTGGCACGGCTGGACCGGGGGGCTGCGGGTGCGTGTACGGGGCGTGGCGCTGGCCGACTGCGCACGCGAGCCCAGCGGCATCGCCTCCTTGCGCACCGAACTCGAGGTGGCGCAGGGATCCTTCCGCGACGTCGTTGTCGAGCTGTCCGACGCCGCGCCGGCGGCCTGCCTTCCCGAGGCCGACACCTTATGGCGAGACACTGAAACATTCTGGCGCAACGCGGTTCCCAAGGACGACAGTGGTGTCGCAGCGGGTGAGGCCGCGCATTGCCGGGCCGTACTGCGCGGCTTGACCTCGAGCGGCGGGGGCATGGTGGCCGCGGCCACGATGAGCCTGCCCGAGCGTGACGAGACCAGCCGCAACTACGACTACCGCTACGTCTGGATCCGCGATCAGTGCTACGCGGGACAAGCCGTCGCCGTCGACGCGCCCCACCCCCTCCTCGACGACGCCGTGCACTTCGTGGGCGAGCGCCTGCTCGCTGACGGACCCGACCTCAAACCCGCCTACACCATCACCGGGGCCGCAGTGCCGCAGGAACGTTCGCTGCGACTGCCGGGGTATCCCGGCGGCACCGACATCGTCGGCAACCACGCCCACAGCCAATTCCAGCTGGACACTTTCGGTGAAGCACTGTTGCTCTTGGCCACCGCCGCCCGCCACGACCATCTCGACAGCCAGGGCTACCAGGCCGCCACCATCGCCTACGACGCGATCGCGGCACGGTGGCACGAACCGGATGCGGGCATCTGGGAACTCGACAACCAACCGTGGACGCACTCGCGGTTGACCTGTGTGGCCGGCTTGCGCGCGATGGCCCCCCACCTCCCCGCCACCGCCGCTGCCGACTTCGCCGCGCTCGCCGAAACGGTGCTGTGCGACACCGCCGGCACCAGTACGCACCCCAGCGGTCGGTGGCAACGCAGCGCGACCGACCCACGCGTGGATGCTGCCCTGCTGATTCCGGCGATCCGCGGAGCAGTTCCTGCCGCTGACCCGCGCACCGCCGCCACCTTGCACGCCGTGACCACCGAACTCGAACACGAAAACGCCGGCTACATCTACCGTTTCCGCCACGACGAACGGCCCCTGGATCAGGCCGAAGGCGCATTTTTGCTGTGCGGGCTGTGGACCGCACTGGCGTGCCACCGACAGGGCGACGCTGTGGCGGCCATGCGCTACTTCGAACGCACCCGGGCGGCCTGCGGACCGCCGGGACTGTTCGGCGAAGAGTACGACGTCCTGGAGCGGCAACTGCGCGGCAACCTGCCGCAGGCTTTCGTCCATGCCCTGCTCATCGAGACTTCACGGCGATTGGCCGACCCCATTGCGGGTACACCTCGCGAAACAGGAGACACGCGCCGTCACCCGACCCACCCCCGGAAGGAGACGTCATGA
- a CDS encoding SDR family oxidoreductase — MSATARTVVITGASAGIGRAAAREFGARGDRVALLARGAAGLAAAADDVQEAGGTAVCIPTDVADYQQVDAAATHTENVFGPIDVWVNVAFTSVFAPFTEIAADEYRRVTEVSYLGFVHGTMAALARMRPRGRGTIVQVGSALGERAIPLQSAYCGAKHAINGFTESVRTELLHDHSGVHITMVQMPALNTPQFSWVRSRLPRHPQPVPPIYQPEIAARAISFAADHPRRKQYLVGASTVATILGQRVMPAVLDRYLARTGYQSQQTGQPVAPGRPDNLFVPLDDQPGTDHGAHGAFDDRAHRHCVQQWLAARRRSLAITATGVVLSGAGALWAQRHR, encoded by the coding sequence ATGAGCGCCACGGCACGCACGGTGGTGATCACCGGCGCCAGCGCCGGTATCGGGCGCGCTGCCGCCCGCGAATTCGGGGCACGCGGTGACCGGGTCGCCCTGTTGGCCCGCGGCGCCGCGGGGTTGGCCGCAGCCGCCGACGACGTGCAGGAGGCGGGCGGAACAGCGGTCTGCATTCCCACCGACGTCGCCGACTACCAACAGGTCGACGCCGCGGCGACGCACACCGAGAACGTGTTCGGACCGATCGATGTCTGGGTGAATGTGGCGTTCACGTCCGTGTTCGCCCCGTTCACCGAGATCGCCGCGGACGAGTACCGGCGGGTCACCGAGGTCAGCTACCTCGGGTTCGTCCACGGCACGATGGCTGCCCTGGCCCGGATGCGCCCGCGGGGCAGAGGAACCATCGTCCAGGTCGGGTCTGCACTGGGAGAACGTGCGATTCCGCTGCAGTCGGCCTACTGCGGAGCCAAACACGCCATCAACGGTTTCACCGAGTCAGTACGTACCGAACTTCTGCACGACCACAGTGGCGTCCACATCACCATGGTGCAGATGCCCGCGCTGAACACCCCACAGTTCTCCTGGGTGCGGTCACGGCTACCGCGCCACCCGCAGCCGGTGCCGCCCATCTATCAACCTGAGATCGCCGCCCGTGCAATCAGTTTCGCCGCCGATCACCCCCGCCGCAAGCAGTATCTGGTCGGTGCGAGCACGGTGGCCACCATCCTCGGACAGCGGGTGATGCCGGCGGTGTTGGATCGCTACCTGGCCCGCACCGGCTACCAGTCCCAGCAGACCGGGCAACCCGTCGCACCCGGACGTCCCGACAACCTGTTCGTCCCTCTCGATGACCAACCTGGCACCGACCACGGCGCGCACGGCGCCTTCGATGACCGGGCCCACCGCCACTGCGTTCAACAGTGGCTCGCCGCGCGCCGGCGGTCGCTGGCGATCACCGCAACCGGGGTCGTCCTCAGCGGCGCCGGTGCCCTGTGGGCACAGCGACATCGCTGA
- a CDS encoding thiamine pyrophosphate-requiring protein, translating to MSQTVGDFLLARLREWDVAQVFGYPGDGINGLLAAWQRADNKPQFVQARHEEMAAFEAVGYAKFSGNVGVCVATSGPGAVHLLNGLYDAKLDHVPVVAIVGQTERSAMGGSYQQEIDLLSLYKDVCSDYIQMCTVPQQLPNLIDRAIRIALSEGAPTGIIVPSDVFELEYEPPKHAFKQVPSSLGLSPAFTTPDDSAVCAAADLLNSGTKVAMLVGQGARGCVAELTEVADLLGAGAAKALLGKDVLPDDLPWVTGSIGLLGTTASWRLMRGCDTLLTVGSNFPYTQFMPDLDAARAVQIDRSGKWIGMRYPYELNLVGDAKATLRALIPHLHAKTDRSWREQIEDDVADWWTTVQRTAMTDADPLNPMRLFWELSQRMPADAIIAADSGSSANWYARHLKFTAGVRGSLSGTLATMGPGVPYVIGAKWAHPDRPAIAFVGDGAMQMNGLAELITIAKYWPQWTDPRLIIAVLHNNDLNQVTWEMRAMENSPKFEASQSLPDVDYAAFARSLGLYGANLDEAGQLAGAWERALAADRPTVLDVRCDPDVPPIPPHATFEQAKSLAHAVFGGDRDAAGFIKQGAKQKVQQYFSREKEDES from the coding sequence ATGTCACAGACCGTGGGTGATTTTCTCCTCGCGCGGCTGCGCGAATGGGACGTGGCACAGGTGTTCGGCTATCCCGGCGACGGGATCAACGGACTGCTGGCAGCCTGGCAACGCGCCGACAACAAGCCACAGTTCGTGCAGGCGCGCCATGAGGAGATGGCCGCTTTCGAGGCGGTCGGCTATGCGAAGTTCTCCGGAAACGTCGGGGTCTGTGTCGCCACCAGCGGCCCCGGCGCCGTCCATCTGCTCAACGGCTTGTACGACGCCAAACTCGACCACGTGCCAGTGGTGGCGATCGTCGGACAAACCGAACGATCGGCGATGGGCGGGTCCTATCAGCAGGAGATCGATCTGCTCAGCCTCTACAAGGACGTGTGCAGCGACTACATCCAAATGTGCACCGTGCCACAGCAACTGCCCAACCTCATCGACCGAGCCATCCGCATCGCGCTGTCCGAGGGTGCCCCCACCGGCATCATCGTGCCCTCCGACGTCTTCGAATTGGAGTATGAACCTCCCAAGCACGCCTTCAAGCAAGTGCCGTCCAGCCTGGGGCTCAGCCCGGCGTTCACCACACCCGATGACAGCGCAGTGTGCGCGGCCGCCGATCTGCTCAACAGCGGCACAAAGGTCGCGATGCTCGTCGGCCAGGGCGCGCGCGGTTGCGTGGCGGAACTCACTGAGGTCGCCGACCTGCTGGGCGCCGGGGCGGCCAAGGCGCTTCTGGGCAAGGACGTACTGCCCGATGATCTGCCGTGGGTGACAGGTTCGATCGGGCTGCTGGGCACCACCGCCAGCTGGCGACTGATGCGCGGCTGCGACACGCTGCTCACCGTCGGCTCCAACTTCCCCTACACCCAGTTCATGCCTGATCTTGATGCCGCCCGTGCGGTGCAGATCGACCGATCCGGCAAGTGGATCGGCATGCGCTACCCGTACGAGCTCAATCTGGTCGGCGACGCCAAAGCCACTCTGCGTGCCCTGATTCCGCACCTGCACGCCAAAACCGATCGCTCGTGGCGCGAGCAGATCGAAGACGACGTCGCCGACTGGTGGACCACGGTGCAACGCACCGCTATGACCGACGCCGACCCACTGAACCCGATGCGGCTGTTCTGGGAGCTGTCCCAACGTATGCCCGCCGACGCGATCATCGCCGCCGACTCCGGATCGTCGGCCAACTGGTATGCCCGGCATCTGAAATTCACTGCCGGGGTGCGTGGTTCGCTGTCAGGCACACTGGCCACGATGGGACCGGGCGTACCGTACGTCATCGGCGCCAAATGGGCCCATCCGGACAGGCCGGCCATCGCATTTGTCGGCGACGGGGCCATGCAGATGAACGGTCTGGCCGAGCTGATCACCATCGCCAAATACTGGCCGCAGTGGACTGACCCCCGGTTGATCATCGCCGTGCTCCACAACAACGACCTCAACCAGGTCACCTGGGAGATGCGGGCCATGGAGAACTCACCGAAATTCGAAGCCTCCCAATCACTTCCCGACGTCGACTACGCCGCATTCGCCCGGAGTCTGGGCCTTTACGGCGCCAACCTCGATGAGGCCGGCCAGCTCGCTGGGGCATGGGAGCGTGCTCTGGCCGCCGACCGGCCCACCGTGCTCGATGTCCGATGCGACCCGGATGTGCCGCCGATTCCTCCGCACGCCACGTTCGAACAAGCCAAGTCGCTTGCACATGCCGTGTTCGGCGGCGATCGCGACGCCGCCGGATTCATCAAGCAGGGCGCGAAACAGAAAGTCCAGCAGTACTTTTCTCGCGAAAAAGAGGACGAATCGTGA
- a CDS encoding gluconate 2-dehydrogenase subunit 3 family protein — MVTETSTAHAVTPQNRGRYRGFDVLDQAHQWDPATTEVVAARLHPPESPPFFSPDEAAVAAALLDLLLAQDSEPKVPVLPLIETRLATGETDGWHYDDMAPDGQAWRASLAGLDDDARRHYGIGYADLSRARQARLLTDVQDLGERGDTWRDWSAGHVWSLWTRYACTAFYSHPWAWNEMGFSGPAYPRGYLNLGVNAREHFEIADRDDTDPVGFADRVERARHADDDLPDRGPHA; from the coding sequence ATGGTCACCGAAACCTCGACGGCACACGCGGTGACGCCCCAAAACCGGGGCCGCTACCGGGGTTTCGACGTGCTCGATCAGGCTCACCAATGGGACCCGGCAACCACCGAAGTCGTCGCGGCACGGCTGCACCCGCCGGAGTCACCCCCGTTCTTCAGCCCCGATGAAGCGGCCGTGGCCGCAGCACTGCTGGACCTGCTGCTGGCCCAGGACAGTGAACCAAAGGTGCCGGTGCTGCCCCTGATCGAGACCCGCCTGGCCACCGGGGAAACCGACGGCTGGCACTACGACGACATGGCGCCCGACGGGCAGGCCTGGCGCGCAAGCCTGGCCGGGCTCGATGACGACGCGCGCCGTCACTACGGGATCGGTTATGCCGACCTGTCCCGGGCACGCCAGGCCCGGCTGCTCACCGATGTGCAGGATCTCGGCGAGCGGGGCGACACATGGCGCGACTGGTCGGCTGGCCACGTGTGGAGTCTGTGGACGCGGTATGCGTGCACAGCGTTCTACTCTCACCCGTGGGCGTGGAACGAGATGGGTTTTTCCGGCCCGGCCTACCCGCGTGGCTACCTCAATCTCGGGGTCAATGCCCGTGAACACTTCGAGATCGCCGACCGCGACGACACCGACCCGGTGGGATTCGCCGACCGCGTGGAGCGCGCTCGGCACGCCGATGACGACCTGCCCGACAGAGGCCCTCATGCGTGA
- a CDS encoding GMC family oxidoreductase, with product MHRYHPSDVVDVVIVGAGAGGATLAQRLSRCGWTVVLLDAGPFWNPDTDWVSDERGSHHLYWTEPRQIGGQDPVPLGSNNSGRGVGGSMVHYAGYTPRFHPSDFHTDSLDGVGADWPITYHDLKGYYEQIEAELPVAGEHWPWGDPHAYPHRPHPVSGNGLVALRGARALDIEMRVGPVAIPNGRFGNRPHCIYRGFCIQGCKVNAKASPLITHIPDALAHGAEVRPDCHVSRVLVDDAAARATGVEYHHGGRLHRQRAHAVVVAGYSIETPRLLLLSATGRYPRGLGNDHDHLGRHLMVQGAPQVAGRFDDEIRMYKAPPPEVSSEQFYETDPVQAYRRGFSIQTVSPLPITWSEHVAAQGHWGQTLREYMRDYNHWATLGALCELLSQPDNRVTLADETDSHGLPVAHLSYTQCDNDKRLIAAATDIMGELLRAAGASEVIAIERYAHLVGGARMARSAEHGVIDAQHRVFGIDRLYVVDGSVMPTQGAANPALTIMALAARAAGLITTHAARS from the coding sequence ATGCATCGCTATCACCCCAGCGATGTGGTCGATGTCGTCATCGTCGGAGCCGGCGCCGGCGGTGCCACCCTGGCTCAACGGCTGTCCCGATGCGGCTGGACTGTGGTGCTGCTCGACGCCGGCCCCTTCTGGAATCCCGACACCGACTGGGTCAGCGACGAACGCGGTTCCCATCACCTGTACTGGACCGAACCCCGCCAGATCGGTGGACAGGATCCGGTGCCGTTGGGATCCAACAATTCCGGACGCGGTGTCGGCGGATCGATGGTGCATTACGCCGGCTACACACCACGGTTCCATCCCTCCGATTTCCACACCGACAGCCTCGACGGCGTCGGCGCGGACTGGCCCATCACCTACCACGACCTCAAGGGCTACTACGAGCAGATCGAGGCCGAACTGCCTGTGGCCGGCGAGCACTGGCCGTGGGGCGACCCGCACGCCTACCCGCACCGCCCCCACCCGGTCAGCGGCAACGGCCTGGTGGCCCTGCGCGGCGCCCGGGCGCTGGACATCGAGATGCGGGTCGGGCCGGTGGCGATCCCCAACGGCCGGTTCGGCAACCGGCCGCACTGCATCTATCGCGGATTCTGCATCCAGGGCTGCAAAGTTAATGCCAAAGCCAGCCCATTGATCACCCACATCCCCGATGCGCTGGCCCACGGCGCCGAGGTCCGACCCGACTGCCACGTCAGCCGCGTCCTGGTCGACGACGCCGCCGCACGCGCCACCGGAGTGGAGTACCACCACGGCGGACGGCTGCACCGGCAACGCGCCCACGCCGTGGTGGTGGCCGGTTACTCCATCGAAACCCCACGGCTGCTGCTGCTCTCGGCCACGGGCCGCTACCCCCGCGGGCTGGGCAATGACCATGACCACCTCGGGCGCCACCTCATGGTGCAAGGCGCCCCCCAGGTCGCCGGCCGATTCGACGACGAGATCCGCATGTACAAGGCCCCGCCACCGGAAGTCAGCAGCGAACAGTTCTACGAAACCGACCCCGTCCAGGCCTACCGGCGCGGCTTTTCCATCCAGACGGTCAGCCCGCTACCGATCACCTGGTCCGAACACGTTGCCGCCCAAGGGCACTGGGGACAAACCCTGCGCGAGTACATGCGCGATTACAACCATTGGGCCACCCTGGGTGCGCTGTGCGAACTGCTATCCCAGCCCGATAACCGCGTCACCCTGGCCGACGAGACCGACAGTCACGGCCTACCAGTAGCCCACCTGTCCTACACCCAGTGCGACAACGACAAACGCCTCATCGCCGCGGCCACCGACATCATGGGCGAGCTGCTGCGCGCCGCCGGCGCCAGCGAAGTCATCGCCATCGAGCGCTACGCCCACCTCGTGGGCGGCGCCCGGATGGCCCGCAGCGCCGAGCACGGAGTCATCGATGCCCAGCACCGGGTGTTCGGCATCGACCGGCTCTACGTCGTCGACGGCAGCGTCATGCCGACTCAAGGCGCAGCCAATCCCGCGCTGACCATCATGGCCCTGGCCGCCCGCGCCGCCGGCCTGATCACCACCCACGCCGCCCGATCATGA
- a CDS encoding enolase C-terminal domain-like protein: MTGHTIEHLDVATYTVPTDGPEADGTLRWDATTAIVTHVHAAGATGVGWTYSSPAAAAVITHHLRDVLVGRPAHDITAAMHAMRCACRNYGTRGLVGQALSALDIALWDLKAHLQDLPLNALLGRCHSAVPIYGSGGFTNLDDDGLAAHVQQWRAAGCTAMKIKIGQDWGRHVERDLARIQRLGELAGDRVALMVDANGGYTQAQARRVGAALDDLGVSWFEEPVSSDDTAGLDMVRRSVRCDIAAGEYIGDLDETRRLAPVVDCLQLDVTRCGGYTGWLAAASVAAADHLDVSAHCAPALHVPVAAAIPRLRHLEYFIDHVRLEAQLFDGVPTPQHGQLHVNDTGPGHGLTLATRAERYRAPSSV, translated from the coding sequence ATGACGGGCCACACCATCGAGCACCTCGACGTGGCGACCTATACGGTGCCCACCGACGGTCCCGAAGCCGACGGCACGTTGCGCTGGGATGCCACCACCGCCATCGTCACCCACGTCCACGCCGCAGGTGCCACCGGAGTGGGATGGACCTACAGTTCACCGGCTGCCGCCGCCGTCATCACCCACCACCTGCGTGACGTACTGGTGGGCCGTCCGGCACACGACATCACCGCCGCGATGCACGCAATGCGCTGCGCCTGCCGCAACTACGGCACCCGTGGTCTGGTCGGTCAGGCACTCAGTGCCCTCGACATCGCGCTGTGGGATCTCAAAGCCCACCTGCAGGACCTACCGCTGAACGCACTGCTGGGCCGCTGTCACAGCGCCGTACCCATATACGGCTCAGGCGGATTCACCAACCTCGACGACGACGGCCTCGCCGCCCACGTGCAACAGTGGCGCGCCGCCGGATGCACCGCCATGAAGATCAAGATCGGTCAAGACTGGGGCCGCCACGTCGAACGCGACCTGGCCCGCATCCAGCGATTAGGCGAACTGGCGGGCGATCGCGTCGCACTCATGGTCGATGCCAACGGCGGCTACACCCAAGCCCAGGCCCGTCGGGTCGGCGCGGCCCTCGACGATCTGGGAGTCAGCTGGTTCGAGGAACCGGTCAGCAGCGACGACACCGCCGGCCTGGACATGGTGCGGCGCAGTGTGCGCTGTGACATCGCCGCCGGCGAATACATCGGCGATCTCGACGAAACCCGTCGGCTGGCACCGGTCGTGGACTGCCTGCAACTCGACGTCACCCGATGTGGCGGGTACACCGGGTGGCTGGCCGCCGCATCCGTCGCCGCCGCGGACCACCTCGACGTGTCCGCGCACTGCGCCCCCGCCCTCCACGTGCCCGTGGCCGCGGCCATCCCGAGGCTGCGCCACCTCGAATACTTCATCGACCACGTTCGACTGGAAGCGCAGTTGTTCGACGGTGTTCCGACACCGCAGCACGGGCAGCTTCACGTCAACGACACGGGACCCGGTCACGGCCTCACCCTGGCGACCCGCGCCGAGCGCTACCGCGCCCCCTCCTCGGTTTAG
- a CDS encoding rhodanese-like domain-containing protein, which yields MFTRTCISALAIVGSVSLASCGSPAEVRPATSTEAAAVSVVQHRLIGPDEFATAIGESDRMTINVHVPFEGDIAGTDLSIPFDRIAEQADRLPADRGAPIAIYCRTGPMSATAAEALKSLGYTDVVELKGGMKAWQASGRPLVGN from the coding sequence ATGTTCACAAGGACGTGCATCAGTGCACTGGCGATCGTTGGCTCGGTGTCGCTGGCATCGTGTGGCTCACCGGCCGAGGTGCGGCCGGCCACCTCTACTGAAGCCGCGGCAGTCAGCGTTGTGCAGCATCGACTGATCGGCCCTGATGAATTCGCCACTGCCATAGGTGAATCCGACCGGATGACAATCAACGTCCACGTACCCTTCGAAGGCGACATCGCCGGTACGGACCTGTCGATTCCGTTCGATCGGATCGCCGAGCAGGCTGATCGGCTGCCCGCCGATCGTGGTGCTCCGATCGCGATCTACTGCCGAACCGGCCCCATGAGCGCGACTGCCGCCGAAGCGCTGAAATCGCTGGGCTATACCGATGTGGTCGAACTCAAGGGTGGGATGAAGGCCTGGCAGGCCAGTGGTCGGCCGCTCGTGGGGAATTGA
- a CDS encoding DUF1326 domain-containing protein, translating to MTTSSTQVDWHLRGEWFDVCSCKLPCPCSFAQEPTHGDCLFTLVWHVRKGHYGDTDLAGLSVIALGEFAGNMWIGDPNATMKLMFYIDEKGDAAQRDALERIFTGAEGGWPAEFGSLIEEMRGIEYAPINFEAADDLAHWRAEIPGKVDLLVEALTGPTADPNRRVTTTNAPGAEVGPGQVATWGVVKEDHAVGFEWSHEHTGASSKHFPFDWRPGPEDAGASEANAETQPSSSCTCGC from the coding sequence ATGACCACTTCATCGACGCAGGTCGATTGGCATTTGCGCGGAGAATGGTTCGACGTGTGCAGCTGCAAGTTGCCTTGCCCGTGCAGCTTCGCCCAGGAGCCCACGCACGGCGATTGCTTGTTCACCTTGGTGTGGCACGTCCGCAAAGGCCATTACGGTGACACCGATTTGGCGGGTCTCAGCGTGATTGCCCTCGGCGAGTTCGCCGGCAACATGTGGATCGGCGATCCGAACGCGACGATGAAGTTGATGTTCTACATCGACGAGAAGGGCGACGCCGCCCAGCGAGACGCGCTCGAGCGGATCTTCACCGGCGCGGAAGGCGGCTGGCCGGCCGAGTTCGGCAGCCTCATCGAGGAGATGCGCGGCATCGAATACGCCCCGATCAATTTCGAGGCGGCCGACGATCTTGCCCACTGGCGCGCCGAGATTCCCGGCAAAGTCGATCTGTTGGTGGAGGCCCTGACCGGCCCGACGGCCGACCCGAACCGACGGGTGACCACCACCAACGCGCCGGGCGCAGAGGTCGGCCCGGGCCAGGTCGCAACCTGGGGCGTGGTCAAGGAAGACCACGCCGTGGGCTTCGAGTGGTCACACGAGCACACCGGTGCCTCGAGCAAGCACTTCCCGTTCGACTGGCGCCCCGGGCCTGAGGATGCTGGCGCGAGCGAGGCGAATGCGGAAACACAGCCTTCCTCCTCCTGCACCTGCGGCTGCTGA
- a CDS encoding acetyl-CoA acetyltransferase, translating into MDDVWILGGYQSDFARNLTREQVDFAGLTLEVVDHTLNSARIDATGIGVVHVANAFGDLFAGQAHLGAMPATVHPDLWGTPAARHEAACASGSVATLAAIADLRSGAYDSALVIGVELEKTVPGDTAAAHLGAAAWTGHEANDAKFVWPSMFSEVADAYGQRYGLDAGHLRAIATLNFRNARANPNAQTRDWTVPDPIEDDDATNPLVEGRLRRFDCSQMTDGGAGLVLVSDTYLRAHPHARPIARIDGWGHRTVGLGLRQKLDRSATDPYLMPHVRLAVLDALGRAGATLDDLDGFEVHDCFTPSEYLAIDHIGLTGPGESWKAIENGEIEIGGRLPINPSGGLIGGGHPVGASGLRMLFDAAKQVSATAGPYQVEGAKTFGTLNFGGSTATTVSFVVGGAQQ; encoded by the coding sequence ATGGACGACGTCTGGATTCTCGGCGGCTACCAGAGCGATTTCGCCCGCAACCTGACCCGTGAGCAGGTCGACTTCGCCGGGCTCACCCTCGAGGTTGTCGACCACACCCTGAACAGCGCCAGGATCGACGCCACCGGCATCGGAGTCGTCCACGTCGCAAACGCCTTCGGCGACCTGTTCGCCGGTCAGGCACACCTCGGCGCCATGCCGGCCACCGTGCATCCCGACCTGTGGGGGACCCCGGCGGCTCGGCACGAGGCCGCATGCGCGTCGGGGAGCGTTGCGACCCTCGCGGCGATCGCCGACCTGCGCTCCGGCGCCTACGACAGCGCCCTGGTTATCGGGGTGGAACTGGAGAAGACGGTCCCCGGCGATACCGCCGCAGCACACCTCGGCGCCGCCGCGTGGACCGGTCATGAAGCGAACGACGCCAAGTTCGTGTGGCCATCGATGTTCTCCGAGGTGGCCGACGCCTACGGCCAGCGCTACGGCCTCGATGCCGGACATCTGCGCGCCATCGCCACACTGAACTTTCGCAACGCCCGGGCCAACCCCAACGCACAGACCCGCGACTGGACGGTGCCCGACCCAATCGAGGATGACGACGCGACCAATCCACTGGTGGAAGGCCGACTGCGCCGCTTCGATTGCAGCCAGATGACCGACGGCGGGGCCGGTCTGGTGTTGGTCAGCGACACCTACCTGCGCGCCCACCCACACGCCCGGCCCATCGCGCGCATCGACGGCTGGGGCCACCGCACGGTCGGACTGGGGTTGCGGCAGAAACTCGACCGCAGCGCGACCGATCCGTACCTGATGCCGCATGTGCGCCTTGCCGTGCTGGACGCGTTGGGCCGCGCCGGCGCGACACTCGACGATCTCGACGGGTTCGAGGTCCACGACTGCTTCACTCCCAGCGAGTACCTCGCCATCGACCACATCGGCCTCACCGGCCCCGGCGAATCCTGGAAGGCCATCGAGAACGGCGAGATCGAGATCGGCGGGCGGCTTCCGATCAATCCCAGCGGCGGATTGATCGGCGGTGGCCACCCGGTCGGCGCCTCCGGGCTACGGATGCTGTTCGACGCCGCCAAGCAGGTCAGCGCCACCGCGGGGCCGTACCAGGTCGAGGGCGCAAAGACCTTCGGCACCTTGAACTTTGGCGGCAGCACCGCCACCACCGTCAGCTTCGTCGTGGGAGGCGCCCAGCAATGA